One part of the Sus scrofa isolate TJ Tabasco breed Duroc chromosome 8, Sscrofa11.1, whole genome shotgun sequence genome encodes these proteins:
- the UTP3 gene encoding something about silencing protein 10 (The RefSeq protein has 1 substitution compared to this genomic sequence) → MVRRSQRRGAAKWAALRSKAGRGPVEENEDDLKSPPSPGDSSYYQDKVDDFHEARSRAALAKGWSEVESGDEEEDGDEEEEVLALDVADEDDEDGESAGDEEEEEEDGGSSVESEAEASVDPSLSWGQRKKVYYDTDYGSKSRGRRSQQEVEEEEREEEEEAQLIQRRLAQTLQEDDFGVTWVTAFAKPAPQVNEAETRVVKDLAKISVKEKLKMLRKESPELLELIDDLKVKLTEMKDELEPLLQLVEQRVIPPGKGSQYLRTKYNLYLNYCSNISFYLILKARRVPAHGHPVIERLVTYRNLINKLSVVDEKLSSEIRHLLTLKDGAGKKELTLKVKSTKAKPKSVSETSAAAVTDLSDDSDFDEEAALKYYKEIEDRQKLKRKKEENSTEEQALEDQNAKRAITYQIAKNRGLTPRRKKIDRNPRVKHREKFRRAKIRRRGQVREVRREEQRYSGELSGIRAGVKKSIKLK, encoded by the coding sequence ATGGTGAGGAGATCGCAGCGGCGAGGAGCGGCTAAGTGGGCCGCTCTGCGATCCAAGGCAGGTCGCGGTCCAGTGGAGGAAAATGAAGACGATTTAGAATCTCCGCCCTCACCAGGGGACTCCAGTTACTACCAAGATAAGGTAGATGACTTCCATGAGGCCCGATCTCGGGCCGCATTGGCTAAGGGCTGGAGCGAAGTAGAGAGTGGGGACGAGGAGGAGGATGGcgatgaggaggaggaggtgctTGCTTTAGATGTTGCTGATGAGGACGACGAAGATGGAGAGAGTGcaggggatgaggaggaggaagaggaggatggtGGAAGCTCCGTGGAGAGTGAGGCTGAGGCCTCGGTGGATCCCAGCTTGTCGTGGGGTCAGAGGAAAAAAGTTTACTATGACACGGACTATGGGTCCAAGTCCCGAGGCCGGCGGAGCCAACAAGAagtagaagaagaggaaagagaggaggaggaggaggcacagCTCATTCAGCGGCGCTTAGCCCAGACCCTGCAGGAGGACGATTTTGGAGTCACCTGGGTGACTGCCTTTGCAAAACCAGCACCTCAAGTAAATGAGGCTGAGACACGCGTCGTGAAGGATTTGGCGAAAATTTCAGTGAAAGAGAAGCTGAAGATGCTGCGGAAGGAATCACCAGAGCTCTTGGAGCTGATAGATGACCTGAAAGTTAAGTTGACAGAGATGAAGGATGAACTGGAGCCATTGCTCCAGTTGGTGGAGCAAAGAGTCATTCCACCTGGAAAAGGAAGCCAGTACCTGAGGACCAAGTACAACCTCTACTTGAACTACTGCTCCAACATCAGTTTTTATTTGATCCTGAAAGCTCGGAGAGTTCCTGCACATGGACATCCTGTCATAGAAAGGCTTGTTACCTATCGAAATTTGATCAACAAGCTGTCAGTTGTGGATGAGAAGCTGTCCTCTGAGATTCGTCATCTACTCACACTTAAAGATGGTGCTGGAAAGAAAGAACTGACCCTAAAAGTAAAATCCACGAAGGCTAAGCCAAAATCTGTTTCAGAGACTTCAGCTGCTGCTGTTACAGACCTTTCTGATGATTCTGATTTTGATGAAGAAGCTGCACTGAAATActataaagaaatagaagacaggcaaaaattgaagagaaagaaagaagaaaatagtacTGAAGAACAAGCTCTTGAAGATCAAAATGCAAAGAGAGCCATTACTTACCAGATTGCTAAAAACAGGGGACTTACCCCTAGGAGAAAGAAGATTGATCGTAATCCCAGAGTGAAACACCGGGAGAAGTTCAGAAGAGCCAAAATCCGAAGAAGAGGCCAGGTTCGGGAAGTTCGTAGAGAAGAGCAACGTTATAGTGGTGAACTGTCTGGTATTCGTGCTGGAGTTAAAAAGAGCATTAAGCTTAAGTAA